A region of the Arsenicicoccus dermatophilus genome:
AGCCGGCCGGTGGCTGGGCGGACCTCCTCCTTGAGCCGGGCCCGGTCGTCCAGGTGCCGCCCGGTGACGGTGTCGCTGGCCCGCAGTCCCTCGACGGTCCCCTCGAAGCAGATCTGACCGCCGGCGGACCCCGCCCCCGGCCCGAGATCGACCACGTGGTCGGCGATCTCGATCATCTCCGGCTTGTGCTCGACCACGAGGACGGTGTTGCCCTTGTCACGCAGCCGCACCAGCAGCTCGTTCATCCGCCGGATGTCGTGCGGGTGCAGGCCCACGGACGGCTCGTCGAAGACATAGGTGACATCGGTGAGCGAGGAGCCGAGGTGGCGGATCATCTTGGTGCGCTGGGACTCTCCACCGGACAGGGTGCCGGTGGGGCGGTCCAGCGAGAGGTAGCCCAGCCCGATGCCCACGAAGGCGTCCAGCAGATGTGTCAGGCCCCCCAGCAGCGGTGCCACCTCGGGGCGGTCGAGCCCGCGGACCCAGTCGGCCAGGTCGGTGATCTGCATCGCGCAGCAGTCGGCGATGTTGCGCCCCTCGATGCGCGACTCCAGGGCGTGGGGTGCGAGGCGGGTGCCGCCGCAGGCCGGGCAGTCCCGGAAGACCACGGCACGATCCACGAAGGCCCGCACGTGCGGCTGCATGGCCTCACGGTCCTTGGACAGCATGGACCTCTGGATCCGCGGGACGATCCCCTCGTAGGTCAGGTTGATGCCCTCGACCTTGATCTTGGTGGGCTCCTTGTGGAGCAGGTCGGCGAGCTCGGTCGCGCTGAAGTCCTTGACGGGCTTGTCCAGGGCGAAGCCGTAGCCCGCGAAGATCCGGCCGTACCACCCGTCCATCGAGTAGCCCGGGACGAGGATGGCGCCGCCCGCGAGGGAGAGGGTCTCGTCGTACACCGCGGTCAGGTCGACGTCCGACACCTGGCCGGTCCCCTCGCACTCCGGGCACATGCCACCGACGAGGGAGTAGGTGCGCTTCTGCTTCTTGCCCTTGTCGGGGCCTCGCTGGACGGTGATCGCTCCCGCGCCGCTCACCGAGGGCACGTTGAAGGAGTAGGCCTGCGGCGAACCGACGCGCGGCTCGCCGAGGCGGGAGAAGAGGATGCGCAGCATCGCGTTGGCGTCCGTGGCCGTGCCGACCGTCGAGCGCAGGTTGGCGCCCATCCGCTCCTGGTCCACCCGGATGGCCGTGGTCAGCCCCTCGAGCAGGTCCACGTCGGGCCGGGCGAGGCTGGGCATGAAGCCCTGCACGAACGACGAGTAGGTCTCGTTGATCATCCGCTGCGACTCGGCCGCGATCGTGCCGAAGACCAGCGAGCTCTTGCCCGAGCCGGACACCCCGGTGAAGACCGTCAGCCGCCGCTTCGGGATCTCGACCGACACGTCCTTGAGGTTGTTCTCCCGCGCGCCCTGGACGCGGATGCGGTCGTGGGAGTCGGCGGCGTGCGGGGACATGGTCGCTCCGTCCTGGTGGGTCGCCTCACATCTTGCCGTATGACGGTCCCCGGGGGGCGGCGTCCGGTCGTGGTCGTCCCGGTGTCGCCCCCGCCTACGCCTCGGCCGGGAGCCGCGCGGGCAGGTCGCGGCCGAGGCGTAGGCGGCAGCGGTCAGCGGCTCAGGCCGTGGGAGTGCAGCGGCAGGCGGGCGCGCTCGGGGCCGTAGCGCACCACGTGCGCCAGACTCGGCGGCCGGATGTCCAGGTCGTAGCAC
Encoded here:
- a CDS encoding ATP-binding cassette domain-containing protein → MSPHAADSHDRIRVQGARENNLKDVSVEIPKRRLTVFTGVSGSGKSSLVFGTIAAESQRMINETYSSFVQGFMPSLARPDVDLLEGLTTAIRVDQERMGANLRSTVGTATDANAMLRILFSRLGEPRVGSPQAYSFNVPSVSGAGAITVQRGPDKGKKQKRTYSLVGGMCPECEGTGQVSDVDLTAVYDETLSLAGGAILVPGYSMDGWYGRIFAGYGFALDKPVKDFSATELADLLHKEPTKIKVEGINLTYEGIVPRIQRSMLSKDREAMQPHVRAFVDRAVVFRDCPACGGTRLAPHALESRIEGRNIADCCAMQITDLADWVRGLDRPEVAPLLGGLTHLLDAFVGIGLGYLSLDRPTGTLSGGESQRTKMIRHLGSSLTDVTYVFDEPSVGLHPHDIRRMNELLVRLRDKGNTVLVVEHKPEMIEIADHVVDLGPGAGSAGGQICFEGTVEGLRASDTVTGRHLDDRARLKEEVRPATGRLEIRGASAHNLQDVDVDVPLGVLCVVTGVAGSGKSSLVHGSLAGREEVVVVDQTPIKGSRRSNPATYTGLLEPVRKAFAKANGVKPALFSANSEGACPTCKGAGVIFTELGFMDTVSTPCEVCEAKGFQPEVLEHHLGGKDIAEVMAMSVTDASAFFAAGESRIPAAHTILQRLEDVGLGYLTIGQPLTTLSGGERQRLKLASQMGERASVYVLDEPTTGLHLADVDTLLGLLDRLVDGGTSLVVIEHHQAVMAHADWIIDLGPGAGHDGGRVVFEGTPADLVAGATTLTGQHLAEYVGA